Within the Fischerella sp. PCC 9605 genome, the region GTCAACGATAAATTCTGCCAAATTTCCAAATATTCCAGAGAAGAACTTTTGGGACAAAATCACCGCCTGATTAATTCTGGTTATCACCCACGGGAATTTTTTCAACAAATGTGGGCAAGCATTGCTAAAGGACAGGTATGGAGAGGCGAAGTCAAAAACCGTACTAAAGATGGCACATTTTACTGGGTAGATACAACAATTGTGCCACTGTTAGATGCTCAGGGAAACCCTTTGGAATATGTAGCAATTCGTAGCGATATTACCGATCGCAAAACAGCCCAAGAGAAAATACAAGAGCAAGCAAAGCTTTTAGATCAATCCCAAGACGCGATTTTTGTTTTAGATATGGCAGAATGCATCGTGTTTTGGAATAGGAGTGCAGAAAGTTTGTTTGGCTGGACAAAGGAACAAGCAACCGACACAAAAGCTAGCGAACTTGTATTTAAGCAGACTTCTCTACAACTGCAAGAAGCACAAGAAACAGTCACTCAATCTGGCTCGTGGCAAGGTGAGTTGCATCTAGTAACAAAAGACAGCAAGGAAATTATCGTCGAAAGTGGCTGGACACTAGTACGAGATGATAAGCAGCAACCCAAGTTAATTCTAATTGTCAATACAGATATCACAGAAAAGAAAAAACTGGAAGCCCAATTCTTACGCGCCCAACGCCTAGAAAGTATCGGCACTCTCGCAGGCGGTATCGCTCACGATCTCAACAACGTGTTAGCACCAATTTTGATGTCTGTACAGTTGTTGCAAAAGAAATACCCCGAACGTCAGAATCAGCAATTACTAACATTAATGGAAGACAGTATTAAACGTGGGGCAAACTTGGTTAAGCAGGTGCTGTCTTTTGCCAGGGGAATGGAAGGCGATCGCACTATCATCCAGGTTAAGCATATCATCCGAGAAATTGAGCAGATTGTCCAAGAGACATTTCCCAAGTCTATTGACTTCTACACAGATGTACCAAGAAACCTGTTGACTATCTGGGGCGATGCTACCCAAATCCATCAGGTACTGATGAACCTAGCAGTTAACGCTAGGGACGCTATGCCCAATGGCGGCAAAATTAGTATTTGTGCTGAAAATGTAGTTATTGATGAACAATACGCCAGGATGCATATTGATGCCCAAGCTGGATCTTACATAGCCATCACAGTCGAGGATACGGGCGCAGGTATACCCCCAGAAGTGCAAGAACGTATTTTTGAGCCATTTTTCACCACAAAAGAGATAGGCAAAGGCACGGGGTTAGGTCTTTCTACCGCGATTGGGATTGTCAAAAATCATGGTGGTTTTATAAATGTCTACAGCGAGGTAGGCAAAGGCACAAAATTTACAGTTCACTTACCAGCTATAGAAGGTAATGAAACCCAGCAGCTTAACCAAGAGATGGAAGAACTCACGGGAAATGGGGAATTGATATTGGTGGTAGATGATGAAGCGACGATTCGTGAAATTACTAAGTCATCTCTAGAAACTTACAACTATCGCGTACTTACTGCTAGTGATGGTGTAGAAGCAGTAACAATCTACGCAGAGCATAAGCAAGAAATTAATATAGTGTTGCTAGATATGATGATGCCATCAATGGATGGAGCGATCGCCATCCGCACGCTAGAAAAAATCAATCCCAATGTCAAAATTATTGCTACTAGTGGACTGTCGTCACAACAAAATATAGCCGAATCACAAGGTGTAGGAGTAAAAGCATTTTTATCAAAACCCTGTACGGCGAAAGAATTGTTACTAATCAATTGCCGCAGTCAACAAAAGTCATTAAAGAAACTTAGAAAAAATTTACTCCGAAGCAGCTTGTTTTTTTATTTGTTACTGTTAATAATAATTAAAATTTTCTGTAGATACACTACTATGGCTTTATATGCAGAATTGCACAGACACCTAGGCGGTTCGGTTGTACCGCGAGTTCTGTGGCGATACTTTGAACGTCATTCTTCTGAGTTGATTTCTCGGTTTGCTGAATATGCAGAATTTGAAGAGTTTTACACGCGCCCGCGCAACACTCTAGATGAGTATCTAGAGTTACATACATTAGTAGAAAGCGTGCAAACTGTAGAAACTCTGCCCTACTTTATTTATCGCCTGCTTAGGGGTGCTTATATCTTTGAAAATTTGGCGTATTTAGAACTGCGTTATACCCCTTATCTGCGAACACCCGAACATCTGAGTCAGTCAGAAAGAATTGACAAGATGGCGGAAATTGTCGAAGTCGTCGGTAGGGCAAGCAAATTATCTGAATATCCGATTGTTACTAGTCAAATTCTCTGTATGCACTCGCGTTTACCTTATGAGGTAAATAGAGCGATAGTTGATTTGGCTGCACAAAATAAGCAGTATGTCTGTGCGGTAGACGTGGCAGGAGGAGATAGCTATTATGGCGATCGCCTCGAAGAATGGATCAAATTGTACGATTATGCCTTATCTCTGGGAATTAGCACCACAGGACACCTGTACGAAACCACAGCTGGTTGTTACCCGGAACTTTTGCCCTATCTGATGCGGATTGGTCACGGTATCCAAATTCCGCTGTTACATCCCGAGTTACTACCAGACTTAGCTAGACGAAATCAGTGTTTGGAAGTTTGCCCCACTACCTACCTAAAAACTGGTACTTTGCAGGATATCCGGCAACTGAAGTTAGTTTTTGACCGTTGTTTCGATGCTGGAGTAGATATTGCCATTTGTACTGACAACGCCGGACTGCACAATGTACGTTTGC harbors:
- a CDS encoding adenosine deaminase, which encodes MALYAELHRHLGGSVVPRVLWRYFERHSSELISRFAEYAEFEEFYTRPRNTLDEYLELHTLVESVQTVETLPYFIYRLLRGAYIFENLAYLELRYTPYLRTPEHLSQSERIDKMAEIVEVVGRASKLSEYPIVTSQILCMHSRLPYEVNRAIVDLAAQNKQYVCAVDVAGGDSYYGDRLEEWIKLYDYALSLGISTTGHLYETTAGCYPELLPYLMRIGHGIQIPLLHPELLPDLARRNQCLEVCPTTYLKTGTLQDIRQLKLVFDRCFDAGVDIAICTDNAGLHNVRLPFEYENLLTYDIISFEQLQACQDAAFRHAFAWPYGQRPASLLNGLLSRESTQVLAMKN